From Paenibacillus sp. V4I7, one genomic window encodes:
- the cobA gene encoding uroporphyrinogen-III C-methyltransferase: MNKGRVYLVGAGPGDPKLISVRGMEAIQKADVIVYDRLANPRLLKHRRPEAELIFVGKLPDKHILKQEEINQLLVDLALQGKVVTRLKGGDPSIFGRVGEEAELLADNDVTFDIIPGITSSIAVPAYAGIPVTHRDFTSSFAIITGHEYPNKTYSSLDWENLAKAIGTMVFLMGVANLEQICRELIRCGKPPEMPVALVRWGTWADQQTLTGTLADITEKVRAANFKSPAVIIVGEVVKLREKLAWIEKKPLFGRRVLVTRARSQASELVDLIDDMGGEAVEFPVIRLQPPSRPEAIQALDLALDKLHEFDWVLLTSVNGVEYFFRRLREKGIDVRKMGKARIAAVGPKTAEALAERGIIADVLPAKYQGEGILKAIQADLKAGQKVLLPTADLAREYLPVKLKELGLEVTEVDVYENVLVTEDGDEIIHLLQNQSIHIITFTSSSTVTNLLEALRQLGVEEPLSLLQGVEIACIGPKTAETASQCGLPITYMAEEATVASLVQSISQPK, translated from the coding sequence GTGAACAAAGGAAGAGTCTATCTCGTTGGTGCAGGTCCCGGAGATCCTAAACTCATCTCGGTTCGCGGTATGGAAGCCATTCAGAAAGCCGATGTCATCGTTTATGACCGGCTGGCCAACCCTCGTCTACTCAAGCATCGTAGACCGGAAGCAGAGTTGATCTTTGTCGGCAAGCTTCCGGACAAACATATATTAAAGCAAGAAGAAATTAATCAATTGCTCGTAGATCTGGCTCTTCAGGGGAAAGTTGTGACTCGACTTAAAGGCGGCGATCCCAGCATCTTCGGTCGAGTTGGCGAGGAAGCGGAGCTGCTCGCAGATAACGATGTGACCTTCGATATTATTCCAGGTATCACATCCTCGATTGCAGTTCCTGCCTATGCGGGTATTCCAGTCACCCATCGCGACTTCACATCGTCCTTTGCGATTATTACCGGTCATGAATACCCGAATAAGACTTATTCCAGTTTGGACTGGGAGAATCTGGCTAAGGCGATTGGCACCATGGTCTTCTTAATGGGTGTAGCGAATCTTGAACAAATTTGTCGCGAATTGATTCGCTGCGGCAAACCGCCAGAAATGCCTGTTGCGCTCGTCAGGTGGGGAACATGGGCGGATCAACAAACGCTTACGGGAACGTTGGCCGATATTACGGAGAAGGTAAGAGCAGCTAATTTCAAATCACCAGCCGTTATTATTGTTGGAGAAGTTGTTAAGCTGCGTGAGAAGCTGGCCTGGATAGAGAAGAAACCGCTCTTCGGGCGTCGAGTGCTTGTCACTAGAGCTAGAAGTCAAGCAAGTGAGCTAGTGGATTTAATTGATGACATGGGTGGAGAAGCGGTCGAATTCCCTGTTATTCGATTACAACCGCCAAGTCGCCCTGAGGCCATTCAAGCATTGGATCTGGCGCTAGACAAGCTTCATGAATTTGACTGGGTGTTACTGACAAGCGTAAACGGTGTGGAGTATTTTTTCCGCAGGCTGCGTGAAAAAGGGATTGATGTACGCAAAATGGGGAAGGCTCGCATTGCAGCCGTTGGCCCGAAGACAGCCGAGGCGCTAGCTGAGCGTGGCATCATTGCGGATGTACTCCCGGCCAAATATCAAGGAGAGGGTATCCTGAAAGCTATTCAAGCAGATTTGAAAGCCGGTCAGAAGGTGCTATTACCTACAGCTGACCTGGCCCGTGAATATTTGCCTGTTAAGCTCAAAGAGCTCGGTCTTGAAGTAACTGAGGTCGATGTTTATGAGAATGTACTCGTGACAGAAGATGGGGATGAAATCATTCATCTTTTGCAAAATCAAAGCATTCATATTATAACTTTTACAAGCTCATCTACGGTTACAAATTTACTTGAAGCCTTGCGCCAGCTGGGTGTGGAAGAACCGCTATCCTTGCTGCAAGGGGTTGAAATTGCTTGTATTGGACCCAAAACTGCAGAGACGGCAAGTCAATGTGGACTGCCAATTACGTATATGGCTGAAGAGGCTACCGTTGCTTCATTAGTACAAAGTATTTCTCAACCTAAATAA
- the hemC gene encoding hydroxymethylbilane synthase codes for MRTIIVGTRQSALALTQTGQVVELLKQLAAEHGIACQFEIKKIVTKGDRILDVTLSKVGGKGLFVKEIEQALVDGDIDMAVHSMKDMPFELPEGLVVGAVPKREDPRDALITRGHRSLDELPQGALVGTSSLRRASQLQHLRPDLRIESVRGNIDSRLRKLDDENFDAILLAAAGLHRIGWQDRISAYLPPEICLPAVGQGALCIECRGGDAFMLDLLSRFQHEPTALAVRAERAFLGRLNGGCQVPLGAYASISEDSSGSELPLLTLTGMVGTPDGVTMLKETASGSDPEALGLLVADKLIAQGAERILAEVRK; via the coding sequence ATGAGAACAATCATCGTAGGAACTAGGCAAAGCGCGTTGGCACTAACTCAGACAGGGCAAGTTGTGGAGCTCTTAAAACAGCTGGCAGCTGAACATGGGATCGCTTGTCAATTTGAAATTAAGAAAATTGTCACGAAGGGCGACCGCATCTTGGATGTCACCTTGTCCAAGGTAGGCGGTAAGGGTCTGTTCGTCAAGGAAATCGAACAGGCACTCGTGGACGGCGATATCGACATGGCCGTCCACAGCATGAAAGATATGCCCTTCGAGCTACCCGAAGGGCTGGTCGTCGGAGCGGTGCCGAAGCGTGAGGATCCGCGCGATGCGCTGATCACACGCGGGCACCGCTCCCTGGACGAGCTGCCGCAAGGCGCGCTCGTCGGCACCAGCTCGCTGCGGCGCGCCAGCCAGCTGCAGCACCTCCGCCCGGACCTCCGCATCGAGTCGGTCCGCGGGAACATTGATTCGAGGCTGCGCAAGCTCGATGATGAGAACTTCGATGCGATTCTGCTTGCCGCGGCCGGTTTACACCGGATCGGCTGGCAGGATCGCATCAGCGCGTACTTGCCGCCCGAGATCTGCCTCCCTGCCGTAGGGCAGGGGGCGCTGTGCATCGAGTGCCGGGGCGGCGACGCCTTCATGCTGGACCTGCTGAGCAGGTTCCAGCATGAGCCAACCGCGCTCGCGGTGCGAGCAGAGCGGGCTTTCCTTGGCAGACTCAACGGAGGCTGCCAGGTGCCGCTCGGCGCTTACGCGAGCATAAGCGAAGACAGCAGCGGATCAGAGTTGCCGCTGCTCACTTTAACGGGCATGGTCGGTACGCCGGACGGCGTGACCATGCTCAAGGAAACAGCTTCCGGGAGCGATCCGGAAGCGCTTGGTTTGCTTGTTGCTGATAAGCTTATTGCGCAAGGCGCTGAACGTATCCTAGCTGAGGTAAGGAAGTGA
- the hemB gene encoding porphobilinogen synthase, with translation MSFPIVRNRRLRGNAAIRNLVRENQVTVHDVVQPIFVTHGTNIKSEIASMPGVYHFSLDRVQEEIEEITKLGIQAILLFGVPDHKDATGTSAFMDDGIVQQAARFIKELNPNLLIIADTCLCQFTDTGHCGVIHHHPVTGQADVANDASLELLVRTAVSQAKAGADIIAPSNMMDGYVHAIRSGLDEAGYENTPIMAYSVKYASAYYGPFRDAVDSTPQFGDRKTYQMDPANGREALREAESDVAEGADFLMVKPALAYMDIIRMLKDNFDLPVVAYNVSAEYSMIKAAAMQGWVNEEAIVMETMTSFKRAGADIILTYFAKDIARYLKK, from the coding sequence ATGAGTTTCCCTATCGTTCGTAATCGCCGCTTACGCGGCAATGCAGCTATTCGTAATCTGGTGCGTGAAAATCAAGTGACTGTTCACGATGTTGTACAACCGATCTTTGTTACACATGGTACGAACATCAAGTCAGAAATTGCTTCGATGCCAGGTGTTTATCATTTTTCTTTAGACAGAGTACAAGAAGAGATCGAAGAAATTACCAAACTTGGCATTCAAGCTATTCTTTTGTTTGGTGTTCCGGATCATAAAGATGCGACAGGAACTTCCGCTTTCATGGATGATGGCATTGTGCAGCAAGCGGCTCGTTTTATTAAAGAATTGAACCCGAATTTGCTCATTATTGCCGATACGTGTCTTTGTCAGTTTACGGATACAGGTCACTGTGGTGTTATTCACCATCATCCGGTTACTGGACAGGCGGATGTGGCAAATGATGCTTCCTTGGAGCTGTTGGTTCGTACGGCTGTATCGCAAGCCAAAGCAGGTGCTGATATTATTGCTCCTTCCAACATGATGGACGGTTATGTACATGCTATTCGTTCAGGATTAGATGAAGCTGGCTACGAGAATACACCGATTATGGCCTATTCCGTTAAATATGCATCGGCTTACTACGGTCCATTCCGAGATGCTGTGGATTCAACACCGCAATTCGGTGACCGCAAGACGTATCAAATGGATCCAGCCAACGGGCGCGAAGCCTTGCGTGAAGCGGAAAGTGACGTTGCAGAGGGCGCTGATTTCCTTATGGTGAAACCAGCTCTTGCTTATATGGACATCATTCGGATGCTGAAGGATAACTTCGATTTGCCGGTTGTTGCCTATAATGTGAGTGCGGAATATTCGATGATTAAGGCTGCGGCCATGCAGGGCTGGGTTAATGAAGAGGCTATCGTGATGGAAACAATGACGAGCTTCAAACGTGCTGGTGCTGATATCATCTTGACTTATTTTGCAAAAGATATTGCTCGATATTTGAAAAAATAG
- a CDS encoding bifunctional precorrin-2 dehydrogenase/sirohydrochlorin ferrochelatase, which translates to MNHPYPIMMNLSGRRCLVVGGGAVAERKVKSLLQAGAYVTIVSAEFTKGLMEMENQAEVVLYRQPFDPSIMIDESADLVPYTLVVAATNVAYVNALVHEVASRQGKLVNVVDQPQLSSFIVPSVVRRGKLVIAVSTGGASPSAARKIAQELDNVYGEEYETYLDFLSDLRLLIQSRVADKQARQSMFKEMLEWDVLAKIREGTFESWKEKLYITLEKEPWMQG; encoded by the coding sequence ATGAATCATCCCTATCCAATTATGATGAATCTGTCTGGACGCCGATGTTTAGTTGTCGGCGGCGGGGCTGTGGCTGAACGAAAGGTGAAATCACTGCTGCAAGCAGGTGCCTATGTAACGATTGTAAGCGCAGAATTTACTAAGGGACTTATGGAGATGGAGAACCAAGCTGAAGTGGTTCTGTATAGGCAACCGTTTGATCCATCGATCATGATCGATGAAAGCGCAGATCTTGTGCCGTACACCTTGGTTGTAGCTGCAACGAATGTTGCGTACGTTAATGCTCTCGTTCATGAGGTAGCATCCCGACAGGGGAAGCTAGTCAACGTTGTCGATCAACCTCAATTGAGCTCCTTCATCGTGCCTTCTGTTGTTCGAAGAGGGAAGTTAGTTATTGCGGTTTCAACAGGTGGAGCTAGCCCTTCGGCTGCCCGTAAAATTGCTCAAGAATTAGACAACGTTTATGGCGAGGAGTATGAAACTTACCTCGATTTCCTTAGTGATTTGCGGCTATTGATTCAGAGTAGGGTGGCCGATAAACAAGCTAGACAAAGTATGTTTAAAGAGATGCTCGAATGGGACGTTCTCGCCAAAATACGCGAGGGTACGTTTGAGAGTTGGAAAGAGAAGCTCTACATAACCTTAGAGAAAGAACCTTGGATGCAGGGGTAA
- the hemA gene encoding glutamyl-tRNA reductase: MHIIALGLNYRTAPVEIREKFAFSDQDLPKALAELKDTKSILECVIVATCNRTEIYAVVDRPQMCSHYLTHFIERWFQVSKDQFQKHLYMYENEKAIEHLFRVTSGLDSMVIGETQILGQVRDAFLSSQNMKATGAYFNTLFKQSVTLAKKAHSETGISNNPVSVSYAAVELGKRIFGTYMNKTVMIIGAGKMSELTVKHLYANGANKVIVVNRTFERAVELAEKFNGTPCTIDNMLEHLAEVDIIISSTGAPGYVLTKNDIQSYVQKRKSRPLFMMDIAVPRDLDPQISGLPNVFLYDIDDLENIVDKHLQERKKEAAKIETMIESEMGVFEQWTKTLGVSPVISALQTKASLIHEETMDNMLKKLPDLDEREIKVIRKLTKSIVNQVLRDPILRIKEMAGERHGDDALELFTKLFALEETLEQQEQANQLAQELEAGHKAVEAKQMLDDKLSVLSLQNADVLAQS; the protein is encoded by the coding sequence TTGCATATTATCGCACTTGGCTTGAATTATCGTACGGCCCCGGTAGAAATTCGGGAAAAGTTCGCTTTTTCCGATCAGGATTTACCTAAGGCATTGGCAGAATTGAAAGACACGAAAAGCATATTGGAGTGTGTAATTGTCGCCACCTGCAATCGCACGGAAATCTACGCTGTTGTGGATCGACCGCAGATGTGCAGTCATTACTTGACTCACTTCATTGAACGTTGGTTCCAAGTCAGTAAGGATCAATTCCAAAAGCATTTATATATGTATGAAAATGAAAAAGCGATTGAACATTTATTCCGCGTAACAAGCGGTTTAGATTCTATGGTTATTGGGGAAACCCAAATTCTAGGACAAGTGCGGGATGCTTTTTTATCATCTCAAAATATGAAAGCAACCGGGGCTTATTTCAATACATTGTTTAAGCAATCCGTGACACTTGCCAAAAAAGCACACTCCGAAACAGGCATTAGCAATAATCCAGTTTCCGTCAGCTACGCCGCGGTGGAACTTGGTAAACGAATATTTGGTACTTACATGAACAAGACGGTTATGATTATTGGTGCTGGTAAAATGAGCGAACTCACAGTGAAGCACCTTTATGCAAATGGCGCTAACAAAGTTATCGTGGTTAACCGAACGTTTGAACGTGCAGTAGAATTGGCTGAGAAATTTAACGGCACTCCATGTACCATCGATAACATGCTGGAGCATTTAGCGGAAGTGGATATTATTATAAGTTCAACGGGCGCTCCGGGATATGTTCTTACGAAGAATGATATTCAGTCCTATGTTCAAAAGAGAAAATCACGTCCGCTTTTCATGATGGACATTGCGGTCCCACGTGATCTAGATCCACAAATTAGCGGCTTACCTAATGTTTTTCTTTATGATATCGATGATCTGGAGAATATCGTAGATAAACATTTGCAAGAGAGAAAGAAAGAAGCAGCAAAGATTGAAACAATGATTGAGTCTGAAATGGGTGTTTTCGAACAATGGACAAAGACGCTAGGTGTAAGTCCAGTTATTAGCGCTCTTCAGACAAAAGCGAGCCTGATCCATGAAGAGACAATGGATAATATGTTAAAGAAGCTGCCTGACCTAGATGAACGTGAAATTAAAGTTATTCGTAAATTGACGAAAAGTATTGTGAATCAAGTGCTGAGAGACCCGATCCTTCGCATTAAGGAAATGGCGGGTGAGCGTCATGGTGATGACGCGCTTGAGCTATTCACGAAACTGTTTGCCCTGGAAGAGACCCTTGAACAACAAGAGCAAGCCAATCAGTTAGCACAGGAACTAGAAGCCGGGCATAAAGCAGTTGAAGCTAAGCAGATGCTGGATGATAAGTTGTCCGTGCTTAGTTTACAGAACGCTGATGTTCTAGCCCAATCTTGA
- a CDS encoding S-adenosylmethionine decarboxylase: MKQKIVRKAVIYSIVLFLIIWPIYQLVQILGPHKEEHDATHLLYQVSLFQMELLKSYLEEAAQSKDTEGLDAVGQALYSASYTHERLVLAAGGSEYLTSLDSMTQLTQYLKRLQVGGERTLKADEIQVLKDVWLQYKSLYELYEKLMASNGDIVSSQNAKLTELDRNLTSFIRKKGLQ; the protein is encoded by the coding sequence TTGAAACAGAAAATAGTTAGAAAAGCAGTGATTTACAGTATTGTACTTTTTCTCATCATCTGGCCTATCTATCAGCTCGTTCAAATACTTGGTCCTCATAAAGAAGAGCACGACGCTACTCATCTACTGTATCAAGTATCTCTGTTTCAGATGGAACTTCTGAAGAGCTATCTGGAGGAAGCTGCCCAAAGCAAAGATACCGAAGGATTGGATGCTGTGGGGCAAGCTCTATACTCGGCAAGTTATACGCATGAACGCCTGGTGCTTGCTGCGGGAGGAAGTGAATATCTGACTTCACTGGACAGTATGACCCAGCTAACGCAGTACTTGAAGCGTCTGCAGGTGGGGGGAGAGCGAACGTTAAAGGCAGATGAGATCCAGGTTTTGAAGGATGTTTGGCTTCAGTACAAGAGTCTATACGAACTGTATGAGAAACTCATGGCTTCGAATGGCGATATTGTCTCGTCCCAAAATGCGAAGCTAACTGAGCTAGATCGAAATTTAACCTCTTTTATACGAAAAAAAGGACTTCAATAA
- a CDS encoding inner membrane protein YpjD: protein MVTRSWLFDAMIYMYALSLLFYFSDFANANRSAKRMGTGLLLFVWVLQTAYLGINLYGHLTEWAFARSDVLFMFSWLIVTISLLINRFFRIELFVFFVNVLGFAILALNVFSNPNVTPIKPDWDINDELLFIHITLAIGSYVAFSIAAIFSGMYVFLHKMLKAKKFSQTVMRLPSLEKIEHYTYLSVIIGAPLLLMALSLGVVWVVLEGDRNLLYDPKVINSFFVLAAYAFYLFQQHSMRISGNKLAAWNLAAFLIVVLNFVVSNLVSGFHGWIWS from the coding sequence ATGGTAACACGTAGCTGGTTGTTTGATGCGATGATTTATATGTATGCCCTGAGCCTATTGTTTTACTTTTCGGATTTCGCTAATGCGAACCGAAGCGCGAAACGGATGGGGACGGGGCTGCTTTTGTTTGTATGGGTTCTACAAACCGCTTACTTAGGAATTAACTTGTATGGTCATTTAACGGAATGGGCGTTTGCCCGGTCGGACGTACTTTTTATGTTTTCGTGGTTGATTGTCACGATTTCACTGTTGATTAACCGATTTTTCCGCATTGAATTGTTTGTATTTTTTGTGAATGTGCTCGGTTTTGCCATTTTGGCTTTGAATGTATTCAGTAATCCGAATGTAACGCCAATTAAGCCCGATTGGGACATCAATGATGAGCTATTATTTATCCATATTACCTTAGCGATTGGCAGCTACGTGGCCTTCTCGATTGCAGCTATTTTCTCAGGCATGTATGTGTTCTTACACAAAATGTTGAAGGCGAAGAAATTTTCTCAAACGGTTATGAGATTACCTTCACTTGAGAAAATTGAACATTACACCTATCTCTCCGTTATTATCGGGGCACCCTTGCTTCTTATGGCTTTAAGTTTGGGTGTGGTCTGGGTTGTACTAGAAGGAGATCGTAATTTACTTTATGATCCTAAGGTGATTAATTCATTTTTTGTACTGGCAGCGTACGCTTTCTATTTATTTCAGCAGCATTCTATGCGAATTTCGGGCAATAAACTGGCAGCTTGGAACCTCGCGGCATTCTTGATTGTTGTTCTCAATTTCGTGGTTTCTAATTTGGTTTCAGGTTTTCATGGCTGGATATGGAGTTAA